The DNA region ctgcacagcaacacACATTGCAGTGTATGGTCACAGCCCAAGAGCTCAGAGCAAGAAACACTCACCAATCACTGACCCAACGCACACAtctccaacatttattgctcacacCTTTGCAGTTTCAGAGGAGCAGCATTTTTACCCTCATTCAATAATCCGGGAAAGAAAAACGGGAAGAGCTTCTCAGTGAAAGTGTCAGTGAAAGTGTGGAGAACGGACATATCATCAGCATTGTAAAAGCTCACCTGTCCCCACTCATAGTCCAGGAAAACTCCGATGTTCCTGGGATTCTTACTGGGGGTCAGGGGGACACGTGGGCTGTGAAAAGCGACATATCGATTCCCGTTACTCAGCAGCACAGCCCAGTAACCACCTTCTGGACTCAATATTATCCCTCCCTTCCTATTGGCTGACTCTGTGGCCACACCCAGTGCCCAGTCAGTCtttttccccacccccacctcccagtaATGTTTCCCCGCTGTGAATCCCTCTGACCCCAGGACACATGGAATCGTGTCAAATCTCTCTGGATTATCAGGAACCTGTACTGCTCGGTTACTGCACCTCACACTGGTCAGCTCCTCAGACAGGATGAGCTTACAATGCGCTGTGTTTGGGTCCAGGGTCAGTGAGGCTGGAACTGGGAAATACAAAAGAAATAACGTTCAATATTTTAGACATAGGAAGGCACATGGACACAGATTAATATCTCAGGTCAGTAACACTGCATTCAGCACACATTCCAGAATCTGTGTATCAGGAAATACTTCCGTGTGCAATTAGATATAATCCCAGACTCCAGTGTGgacagtgaacagatattacagactgggtacAGTGTTCTGATGCccctttacagaaggaaatctgccattcttacctggtgtggcctacatgtgattacaGATGTAGTGGCATCTTAACTGTTTTCTGAAATAGCCGAAcaagccactgagttcaaggTAATGAAGGGTGAGTATTAagcactggccttgccagtgacacccacatcccatgaaagaacaaaacgAAAAAGTTTTCCTGTCGAGAAGGAGGAGTTGATCAGCAGCACTGAAAATAAGGAACTCGCTGACAAACAGAATAATGTTCAGAATTTACAACAGACAAAGAGATCCGCAAGTCAGATATCCCAAGGAAAAATATTATTGAATCAGGGACGGACTCACCAAAAAAAGTCCAGCCTAAGGAAAATAACAGTAATAAGAAAAGAATGGCACTAAAATGTGACACAGCCCCAGAACCAGGTTATATTCCAGCCCATAGGTTTAGGATTTTGcaattctgtgtctgtgtgggtttcctccgggtgttccggtttccttccacatccaaaggcgtgcagattaggtgcattggccatgctaaattgccctttagtgtgttCCAAGATGTTTcggtcagggagattagtggtgtaaatgcatggggttacagggataagctgGGATATTCTTGAAGAgtccatgcagacacgatgggccgtatggtctccttccacactgtagggatagggattctatatttaaggctgatctagatggatttttgatcagTACGGGAATAAGgatttacggggaaagggcaggaaagtggacgtgaagaatgttggatcagccgtgatcctattgaatggtggagcaggctcgaggggctgaacggccgaCTCCTGTtcatatttcttatggtcttatatggcAATCGATAAAAACTCATTTCTATATTGGAAACTGAGAGTGGTGTAATTTTTAAACAAATGTGTACACAGATGTGGGACAAAGGCAAGTGCAGTTTGCACAGTTAGATCACAGATGAGCCactgaatggtgaaacaggcctGAGGGTGCTaaagggcctcctcctgatccaatGTTATATGATTATTGTTCAGTTTTCTGACTCAGAGAGGAACACCATTATCCAGGGCTCTCagtctgatccctgtccagtgagtcTCACTGGAATAGAAGTGAATTGATGTCAAATATGAGGACGTTCTGATTCCCTCAAACCTGAATCACTCAATCACAGAACCCACATCAACAAGAGTCCCTCGAGTGCTGATGCTGTTGCCCCAGTGATCTGTACCCAGTAACAGGCAGCACCTTCAGTAGAGAGGGGCAAGGAGAGCAGGAAACTGCTCAGAGAGTGAACATAAAATGTGGAGTTTCTTACCTGGAGAGATGACTTTTTTCATTTTCTTCCACACTGCGTAGAGTAGCGGGCCTCGATATTCCAAGTATCTCCTTCTTGGAAACTTCAGTATCTCTCCATCTTCACTCCTATCTGCATCTTCCTCATCCTCCCCTTTATCCAGGTAGCTGTGTGAATGGGATTGATTTAATCACTCTCTGCTGGATACAGACTGTGATCACAGTGTAAAACCCTGTGTGAGTTTGGATTAGATACTCACCTTTCTCTCAATCTTTTCAGTTCCTGTGGGACAGAGAATCAGAAACATTTTAATAAATACACATGCTGCTGTTTAGATTGTAATTTTCAATGATGTAGAATCAGTGATTTTAGTTAAATGTGAACGGATTTGGGTGGAGTTTTTACTCATGGCTTCCACTCATGTGATACCACACCAGTTACCAACCCCCAGCCCAACCTTGCCCCATTGTGTCGACAGAGTTTCCTCAGCTGTAGAAGAGTTTGAAAGCACATTAATTGTTACATTTATTTCTGATCTCTATTTTCCAAGTAACTAAAGAGCTTCTATCCATGTCAACATCTGCTGCTACCAGCTGTGGACACTTCAATGCAGCATTCCTTTGATAGGGAGACAGCAGTTAACGTACCAGTTCCTGGACACTCGCAGCAGCTCAGATGTGAACAGAATGAGGCTCATTGTGATGTCCCCACAGTCAAATAGGTTGTAATTGCTCAGTGTTGGAATTGGTGTCATCCATGGGACTGAACCCCAACATGTCACTGCTCTCAGCACCAGCACCCATGGGACTGAACCCCAACATGTCACTGCTCTCAGCACCAGCACCCATGGGACTGAACCCCAACATGTCACTGCTCTCAGAACCAGCACCCATGGGACTGAACCCCAACATGTCACTGCTCTCAGCACCAGCACCCATGGGACTGAACCCCAACATGTCACTGCTCTCAGTCCAATTAGTTTATCTTCGTGTTTGTGCTCCACTCCACTCAAATCTCCTGCTGCATCTCTCTCACCCCATCAGCATGAGGTTCTAATTCTTCCCTAATTACTTGTTTCTCTGACTTCTGGTTGGTGAACTATTTCCTCCAATTGCTGCATGTGGGGGAaactccacattctaaccaccccCTGGGTAAACAATTCCTTACTGGAGTTATTAGTGACTGGTTTATTTTTATGGCCCTTAGTTGTCCCTGTTCAAGGGTGTGGGTTCTATGACATGTGTTTCATGGTTATAGGAAGACTTTCctttccagacttttattgaattcacctgCTATTACTCtgggtcactagtccagtgacaataccactaccctGTCACATCTACAAGTCTACtgatatgaaaggaaaatcaggcAGAATATTAAACTGACTCACAATTGTCTCCAAAGTGGGATTTCCACCCACCtatgtgtggaactcactgctgatGACCTTTTATGGTCTGCTTTGTCCCCGTTGGGACTGGTTCTTCCCAGCTTTGTCCTCCCATTGGGACTGGTCTCTATGTCCACCCCTGCTTTCAAAACACCCATCTCTTCTCTCCCACTCCTTCTCTGGACTCTTTCATTCTGGTTCCAGTTACTCTGCAGCCAGCTATTATAAAATGCAGTTTACAATCACACCAGCAGTTTGGGATTTGGGTTACAAAGGGTCACCTTGAGAAAGGAGACGCTGTCTTGCTGCTCGATGTCTACACAAAGGTTCAATATCTTCCCCTCAAGTGAAGTCAGTTCCTCTtcaattcttctcagattcttctCCATTGGTCGCAGATCTTCCTCCTTTTGTCTCCTCAGCTCTTCAATTAAATGTTTCTCTTTGTCTTCAAGATATCGATGGATTTTGGCAAACTGTGCGGAGATGTCTTGCTCCAGGGATCCAGTGAGTTGCtatgacagtgagagagattgtTTAAACAGCGGGTTGTTAAAGGGTTGCAGTGTTGAAAGGGAGCTGAAGTCATACTCACCTCCAGTTCTGAAAtctccctctgctgctgctgtttgaATTCACTTTGCTTTTTCTTTTCATTCTCCATGGAATCCAAGGATAATT from Mustelus asterias chromosome 8, sMusAst1.hap1.1, whole genome shotgun sequence includes:
- the LOC144496978 gene encoding zinc-binding protein A33-like codes for the protein MKLKVQRITEAGAATEMAVSKHILSLFEGLTCSICQSLFVEPVRLDCDHNFCKSCIQKCWGKQRQAVSCPECQHLLPRRGFRRNRVLANLCEKTRQLELKLEEEHGEKLDGDTEREQSLCEKHGENLILFCENDEILICAKCIDSPSHLAHRFLSLPTAVERYKDQLKLSLDSMENEKKKQSEFKQQQQREISELEQLTGSLEQDISAQFAKIHRYLEDKEKHLIEELRRQKEEDLRPMEKNLRRIEEELTSLEGKILNLCVDIEQQDSVSFLKELKRLRESYLDKGEDEEDADRSEDGEILKFPRRRYLEYRGPLLYAVWKKMKKVISPVPASLTLDPNTAHCKLILSEELTSVRCSNRAVQVPDNPERFDTIPCVLGSEGFTAGKHYWEVGVGKKTDWALGVATESANRKGGIILSPEGGYWAVLLSNGNRYVAFHSPRVPLTPSKNPRNIGVFLDYEWGQVSFYNADDMSVLHTFTDTFTEKLFPFFFPGLLNEGKNAAPLKLQRCEQ